The Montipora capricornis isolate CH-2021 chromosome 6, ASM3666992v2, whole genome shotgun sequence genome has a window encoding:
- the LOC138053964 gene encoding uncharacterized protein: MVFSVKQLQEKCREQRKPLYLAFIDLTKAFDLVSREGLFALLQRIGCPPKLLSMIVSFHQDMRGTVQFDGSCSEPFPIKNGVKQGCVLAPTLFGIFFSLLLSYAFRDSEDGIFIHTRSDGGLFNMSRLRAKAKVQKVLIRELLFADDAGIAAHSEAALQRLIDSFAAACTEFGLTISLKKTQVMGQDVSNDPSISIGDHTLEVVDKFTYLGSTISSNLSLDAELNTRIGKAATALARLTKRVWDNTMLSTNTKMRVYQACVLSTLLYGSEAWTLYSYQERRLNAFHMRCLRRLLGITWQDRVTNIDVLAKAGMPSIFAILTQRRLRWLGHVTRMDDGRIPKDMLFGELATGTRPTGRPALRYKDVCKRDLKAGGFNPSDLESAASNRSGWRSTTQAVIKEAEESNPLGRETPSQGAAATVSPIPDRKTGAGLYLQQMQQAMRVPHRPLQPHPALQHKVTSLGAVYHGLSRSTEPSSSVFIIILSLCCVPNYRQLNTSTHHRQLALILALLLALQQYFATT; encoded by the coding sequence ATGGTGTTCTCAGTGAAACAGCTGCAGGAGAAATGCCGGGAGCAGAGAAAACCCCTGTACCTGGCCTTCATTGACCTGACCAAGGCCTTTGACCTGGTTAGCCGTGAAGGACTGTTTGCCCTCCTCCAGCGGATTGGATGCCCCCCCAAGCTTCTGAGCATGATTGTGTCTTTTCATCAGGATATGCGTGGGACCGTTCAATTTGACGGATCCTGCTCGGAACCCTTCCCCATCAAGAATGGAGTGAAGCAGGGTTGTGTCCTTGCTCCAACCCTCTTTGGCATCTTCTTCTCTCTGCTCCTCTCCTATGCTTTCCGGGACTCTGAAGACGGAATCTTCATCCACACTAGGAGTGATGGAGGCCTCTTCAATATGTCACGTCTCCGGGCAAAGGCAAAGGTGCAGAAAGTGCTGATCAGAGAGCTCCTCTTCGCTGACGATGCTGGAATAGCAGCCCACTCGGAGGCAGCACTGCAGCGGCTCATTGACAGCTTTGCAGCTGCCTGTACAGAGTTCGGCCTCACCATCAGCCTGAAAAAGACACAGGTCATGGGTCAAGACGTCAGCAACGACCCGAGCATCTCGATCGGCGACCACACCCTCGAAGTGGTGGACAAGTTCACCTACCTCGGGTCCACCATCTCCAGCAACCTCTCCCTTGATGCAGAGCTGAACACGAGGATTGGCAAGGCAGCAACAGCATTGGCCCGCCTGACAAAGAGAGTGTGGGACAACACCATGCTCTCCACAAACACCAAGATGAGAGTCTACCAGGCCTGTGTACTGAGCACTCTCCTCTACGGCAGTGAAGCATGGACCCTCTACTCCTACCAGGAACGCAGGCTGAATGCTTTCCACATGCGCTGCCTCCGCAGACTCCTTGGCATCACCTGGCAAGACCGCGTCACCAACATCGACGTCCTGGCCAAGGCAGGGATGCCCAGCATATTTGCCATCCTGACCCAGAGACGTCTGCGCTGGCTTGGCCATGTCACTCGAATGGATGACGGCCGCATCCCCAAAGACATGCTGTTTGGGGAGCTGGCCACTGGCACCAGACCCACAGGACGTCCAGCCCTCCGCTACAAGGATGTGTGCAAGCGTGATCTGAAGGCTGGTGGGTTCAACCCCTCCGACCTAGAGTCAGCAGCCTCAAACCGATCTGGCTGGCGGTCCACCACACAAGCAGTCATCAAGGAAGCAGAGGAGAGCAACCCGCTGGGAAGAGAAACGCCTTCGCAAGGAGCAGCTGCTACAGTCAGCCCCATCCCAGACAGGAAGACAGGAGCCGGTCTTTACCTGCAGCAGATGCAACAGGCAATGCGGGTCCCGCATCGGCCTTTACAGCCACACCCGGCGCTGCAACACAAAGTGACAAGCCTGGGCGCAGTCTACCATGGTCTCTCGAGATCGACGGAGCCATCATCATCagtattcattattattttatctttatgttgtgtccccaattacCGTCAGCTAAATACATCGACACATCATCGTCAACTCGCGTTAATACTAGCCTTATTattagcgttacaacagtaCTTTGCTACGACCTAA